From the genome of Trachemys scripta elegans isolate TJP31775 chromosome 2, CAS_Tse_1.0, whole genome shotgun sequence:
GTCTGGCCCTCAGATTGAAGAGGTCTGACACCACTGATGTATGGTATTCTAAGGCAGGGCCTATGCATGTAGCACTGCCTATAGTTAAAACTACCCAACACTTTTCATTACAGTCCATTTTAATTTGCTTACACCAGTTTCTGGCTACTTTGTGGTCTGAGACTAAAGCCTGTGCTTCTTAGTCGTGcttactgaaacattttgttttatagCTTGTCAGTACTGAAGCTTTTTAGCTATGGATGAGGCAACAACTGGGCAGGTTTCCTGCACGTAATTTCTGTACACTGTCTCAGAGAAACCTCTTCTGAGTATAAGAAGGTGGCTCAGTCCCCTTGGCCTATTCAGTTCTTGGCCAAGAATGGTATAATGTGGATAATCACCTCCAGGTGGCAGTATGAAACACACTGGTTCTTACCTCTAGACAGATAACCGATCCTTGATGCTCTTTGAACACTTTTAACTGCTCGCCGGTCACAATATTCCATGTTCGGATGGTATAATCTGTGCTGCCAGAAAATAACTCCCTGTTTGGAGCATCAAGTATAAGGCATAAAACAGCCCCAGTGTGCCCTAGCAGAGTCTGATAGCAACGCCCACTCGACACCCACCAGACCTTAACAGTGCAGTCTGTGCTTCCTGTCACCAGGAAGTCTCTGCTCAgtttctcctgctcctcctccgaCTCATCAAGAACATCCCTGGGGGAGTAGTGAGCCAAAGTCAGAACACAGTTCCGATGGCCCCGGAATTCCTGGATTTGCTTCTCCTTGTCCACACTCCAGCACCGAGCTGTCCTGTCATAGGAGCCGCTAAATAGATAGTCTTTGGCAACCAGGAtcctgttaaaaataaacaactaTATACACACTGTTGCTTTGTGCTTTAATCTCCACCCCCTCGCCCCCGGTGACTGCATAAAGGATACTGTACCAAGAGTGCAATGAAGCGCTAGCAGCAACCGTCCCTCAAATAATTGTTCAACCATCAGATATATTAACTATATCAGTGTGAGCCACACGCAAGGACATGGCACAGTCCTTCAGAGCCTTACCCAGTTACAAATGAAAACAGGCACATTGCAAGGCAGAAGACTACTCCATTCAGGGTTCATCAAGGTTTTCACCTTTGGTATTTGATTCTCTGCTTCTTAACATTTCCCTTCCAGTTTAGCACACCATGTTGCTAGCAAGCAACTCCAATTCCCCACTGCAGGAAGTATTTAGATTTCTGATACACTGACAATGGAAGATTCCCAGGATCATAAGATTTGCCAAACCAGATCAGAGGTCCATCTAATCTGCTATCCCATCTTCAACAGTGGCTaacaccagatgtttcagaggaagatacAAAAAATCCCATAGTGGACAATTACATATGGAATAACTTGCCCATAAAAAAGTTTCTTCCGAATCCCAGCTAATTAGGGATTATTTATACCCTGAAGAATGAGAGTTTAATTCTTTTACAATTTTTATCCTCATTTAATTGCTGATGTTTTCATTAACTATATGAATTACATGTAAAAAAAACTACATAAaaagaatgttaaagttgcaaatataagcattcagaagttaggaaacgccagaattaaggttgcacaagcaaccttaatttagTCCTGTTGCATATGCATTATACATAATCACATGCTATCCTTCCTCTCCATCTCctccatcccccccaaaaaaccaaaacaagccAAAAACAAAACCTGCTTCAGCATTTTGAAGTCATGTaacttatttaggcacctaaaatagaCTAATTTTGGGCACCCTCTAAAAAATAACCTTGACCAGCAGCGCTACCATGTGTTATTCATTAGTTATCAGTTGCTTTTTTAAACTTGTTATTTAGCAGCTCATTTTTCATTATGGCTATTTAGTTGTCCAAATGCTGGCCTAAGAAAATAGCCAACAATAACAGCAATTACACTAATCAGACATTTAGTTTCCAAGAACTTGAACCACAAATGGTTCCTAAAACCAATTATCATGCAACTGTCTGACAAACAGGCAGGTTAAAGACAACATTTAAATAAACACCTAGCCAAGGATCTCACAAAAAGAGGATAatcatcattttacagatagaggctacggctacactagagagccgtgcactacagctgcgctgctgtaagctctctaatgtagctgctctaagcaGGCGGGGGAGAGCTCTCTCAACAGCTTAACTACTTCAGCCCCGGCGAGTGGCTGCTACCTAtactggcaggagaagctctgccATCGaaatagtgctgtccacaccagcgcttatgttggtgtaatttatgtcactggggggtggtttattcacacccctgagtaacaTAAATTGTGTTGAcaaaagctgtagtgtagacacagccagaaaaactgaagcagagagaggttaagtgacttcctTAAACTCTCAAAGGGAGTCAGTGACAGACGTAGGATCAGACACCCAGGCCAGCACTCCATCCACTGGACGACAGAAGAGCTGATCAAAGAGCAGCATGAAGTCCATGAAGTTCTACACAACAGTTCATAGCCCCTTCACCTTAATGAGAAAAAGCAGCTGGTCCACTTAGATCAAGAAGCCAAACATCCGAATTAGagacagggcagggtggggagaatACTTCTAACCACCTTCTTGTCCGTAAGTTAAACATGGCCCTTTGGCATCTTTCAGGCTGCAAAGGCAGCCATCTAAAATGGGCAATGTTTTGGTGTTCCTTTAATTGAAGACGTCATGAAAACTGGCTGACCCAGTATTTGAGCTCTCTCCTCCTATCTGTTTAGGGATTCTGTTAcatgtgtgtatttgttttttcctttcaaaacaaaTGCTTCAATTGCTCTATTCctaaataagtaaatattttcCAGCAATCAGGAGAAACCCAATGATAACAAGCTAGGGAATATGCAAGTTCAGTAAGAAGTCACAGTGTCGTTTTAAACTTAGTTTTAACAATAAGGAATAAATCATTCAAACAGGACCATGTCCTTTTTGCTAACAAGAATGGCTGACACGctgcttttaaaatctatttatcaCAGACATCTGCTTTCAACTGAGCAGTTTCTTCTAGAATTCCATTCCCAGTGGCAGATTCACCATGCTGTGAGTCTTTTGCTGTTCTCCCATCTCCAGTCTATAGCTGTGTCAGCACTGTTGCTAGGATAACTCAACATTACAGCAAAGAACATGAGTAGCAGAAAGTCAAAGATTTACACAACCCATTTAGTTGTGTAATGGAGATTACtggtaaaaaaaacaatttactggtagagagacaaggtgtatGAGATAATATTTTTGTTGGACCAACATCAGTTggagagaaagacaagctttcgagctacacagagctcgtcCTCAGGTCCCACAAAAGAttcacctctacctcaatataacgctgtcctcgggagccaaaaaatcttatcgttttataggtgaaaccgtgttatatcgaacttgctttgatccaccggagtgcgcagccccgcccccccggcgcactgctttaccgtgttatatccgaattcgtgttatattgggtcacgttatattggggtagaggtgtattacctcACCCGCCGTGTCTCGCTAACATCCTGGGACCCACAGGTCTACAACAGCTGCATACAATGTATCTGGTGTCAAGTTACAGAAGCACAATGGAATGATCCTCTTAAGTGAAGAATCTGTATTACCAACCTGTTGACAATTGATGTGTGCCCTCGGTAAATGGCCAGACACTGGCCTGTCATCACGTCCCACTTTCTAATTGTGTGATCTGCACTACATGTGAATGCAACCTCATTTTCTAAGTGGCAAAAGGTGATGTAGCTTTCATGTCCTAGGAACAATGAGGGAGATAAAAAATATTCAGTATGTTGCAAACAGAACAGATCTGGCATGCTGTGACATGTTCTctttagtttaattaaaaaaaaaaaaaaaaaaaaaacttagtttGAaattggcctgatccaaaaccccagACCTTAATGCTTTTGAGGCTCTAGTTTTAAAATCCACAACCGAGTTCATCACAAGCAAGAGCTCGTGGAAAACACGgcacttttaattttaaaagcatgaACTCCATCTTTGTTTTACAGCTTCACGGGTATAAGGAATAAATGAAcagaggcataggtgctggaactaggggtgctgggggtgctaccgcaccccTGGGCTTGAACTagtaacaacccaaatacatggtttccgcattcccccactataaaaattgttccaggacCACTGAACAGAGGTATGGTGGATCATTTCAAGGATTACTCTCAACCAGCTTAAGGCCCATCACTGAGCTTCTTGTTATTTTAAAGGTTATTATGGAAATGGaaacaatgagccaaattcatccttggtgtaactcaactgaaatcaatagagttcAAAGGAGTAAGGAATTTGGTTCACTATATAAATACGTGTCTTTTCTCTGCTCTTTTTTAATTTGGTGAAAAAAGTGTATTTCAACACTGGTTTTTTTAGACAAACAGCAGCACTGGGCTAGTGCAGGAAATCCTGAAATACAAAAGACTAATTGGAAAGTTTAGTTACCAATCTAATTTAATAGTCCAATCAATATGAGTGAAATGCAAGCAACTAAAAGAACATGAGTGATGAAAAGTAAATCAGCTGTATTTCACCCCCCATTATATCTAATAACAAATAGAAATATTACATATGCTTTTAATGGCAATAGTAGCTCTTTAAGCAAATAAAGTAGAGAGAAAGAATAAAGGCATTGTCATTACTATTTATACAGTGATCAGAGCGTACTAGGCTTTATAGTCAGATTAAA
Proteins encoded in this window:
- the WDR86 gene encoding WD repeat-containing protein 86 isoform X3, which gives rise to MGSSGSALKVCTDHRGGINWLSLSPDGQHLLTGSEDGTARLWSTADSQCHGHFQGHESYITFCHLENEVAFTCSADHTIRKWDVMTGQCLAIYRGHTSIVNRILVAKDYLFSGSYDRTARCWSVDKEKQIQEFRGHRNCVLTLAHYSPRDVLDESEEEQEKLSRDFLVTGSTDCTVKVWWVSSGRCYQTLLGHTGAVLCLILDAPNRELFSGSTDYTIRTWNIVTGEQLKVFKEHQGSVICLECLQEVVMPALELSIQRQASCRGSSEDTSSSSTVFSFPRWHAKDLGRTRNLQAKQASPEEGAVCPGQELSEGKSVSSFQ
- the WDR86 gene encoding WD repeat-containing protein 86 isoform X2, whose translation is MGSSGSALKVCTDHRGGINWLSLSPDGQHLLTGSEDGTARLWSTADSQCHGHFQGHESYITFCHLENEVAFTCSADHTIRKWDVMTGQCLAIYRGHTSIVNRILVAKDYLFSGSYDRTARCWSVDKEKQIQEFRGHRNCVLTLAHYSPRDVLDESEEEQEKLSRDFLVTGSTDCTVKVWWVSSGRCYQTLLGHTGAVLCLILDAPNRELFSGSTDYTIRTWNIVTGEQLKVFKEHQGSVICLELVNRYLYSGSADKTVKCWLADTGEQVQTYKTHKHSVSTLKYHAGILFTGSGDACARAFNSKTGVLQRIFRGHKFIINCIQLPTMAR
- the WDR86 gene encoding WD repeat-containing protein 86 isoform X4 yields the protein MGSSGSALKVCTDHRGGINWLSLSPDGQHLLTGSEDGTARLWSTADSQCHGHFQGHESYITFCHLENEVAFTCSADHTIRKWDVMTGQCLAIYRGHTSIVNRILVAKDYLFSGSYDRTARCWSVDKEKQIQEFRGHRNCVLTLAHYSPRDVLDESEEEQEKLSRDFLVTGSTDCTVKVWWVSSGRCYQTLLGHTGAVLCLILDAPNRELFSGSTDYTIRTWNIVTGEQLKVFKEHQGSVICLEVVKREQKPPASLCWRFLWHMRGGVWWEYSWDTQVRASVSASTECRGEVSLSNGASEQVGVLGSCAVKATPYNSFCK